Genomic DNA from Streptomyces venezuelae:
CAGGACTCGCGTTCAACCGCAGCTTCCACGGCATGACCACCGACTCCAACTGCACCATCAGGCTCATCTTCGACTCGCCGACCGTGCGGTCCTCGAAGTGGATCGGTACCTCCATGACGTCGAAGCCCCGCCGCAGCGCCCGGTACTTCATCTCGACCTGGAAGCTGTACCCCGCGCTGTCCACGGACGCGAGGTCGATCGCGCGGAGTGCGTCGGCGCGCCACAGGTTGAACCCGCCGGTGATGTCACGGACGCGCGTGCCGAGGATCGTGCCCGCGTACGCGTTGGCCCAGCGGGAGAGCAGTTTGCGGTGGGCGCCCCACGCGTCGGAGAGCGTGCCGCCCTGGACGTACCGGCTCCCGATGACGACACCCGCGTCCGTGGCGAGGGCGACGCCGAGCAGCTCGGCCGCCTTCTCCACGGGGTGGCTGCCGTCGGCGTCCATCTGCAGGACGTAGTGCGCGCCCTCGGCGACGGCCTGCGCCATGCCCGCCGCGTAGGCGCGGCCGAGACCGTCCTTCTCGGTGCGGTGCAGGACACCCATGCGGGCGCTGCCGTACCGCTCGGCGAAGCGTTCGGCGATCTGTCCGGTGCCGTCGGGGCTGGAGTCGTCGAC
This window encodes:
- a CDS encoding polyprenol monophosphomannose synthase; the encoded protein is MPTYNEAGNLPGMAEALMALPLPGLRLLVVDDSSPDGTGQIAERFAERYGSARMGVLHRTEKDGLGRAYAAGMAQAVAEGAHYVLQMDADGSHPVEKAAELLGVALATDAGVVIGSRYVQGGTLSDAWGAHRKLLSRWANAYAGTILGTRVRDITGGFNLWRADALRAIDLASVDSAGYSFQVEMKYRALRRGFDVMEVPIHFEDRTVGESKMSLMVQLESVVMPWKLRLNASPGDGGRDRGAGVRG